Proteins encoded by one window of Fundidesulfovibrio magnetotacticus:
- the fmt gene encoding methionyl-tRNA formyltransferase gives MAEERQTGLSAVFMGTPAFAAEVLQAVLDSGAARVKAVYTQPDRPCGRGHKCLPSPVKQLALERGLPVMQPLNFKEQAAVDELAAFAPDVLLVAAYGLILPQNVLDIPRLGPWNVHASLLPRHRGAAPIQRSILAGDAETGITIMRMERGLDTGPMLLKRATPITLEDTGGSLHDRLARMGAELAVEALKLLENGPVAPEPQDDALATHAAKLSKDDTLIRWDRPVREVHDRIRAMSPKPGAYFHIDIPGENRCIRLQAHPGAFSQGDTQGSPPGRILGLSGEGLSIACFDGVYHVSQLTPAGKKRMDAAAFACGYLNRIDPTLPLSCPPPDDLLS, from the coding sequence GTGGCAGAAGAGCGGCAAACAGGCCTGAGCGCCGTCTTCATGGGAACCCCGGCCTTCGCGGCCGAGGTGCTCCAGGCTGTGCTCGACTCCGGCGCGGCCCGCGTCAAGGCCGTGTACACCCAGCCCGACCGCCCTTGCGGCCGCGGCCACAAGTGCCTGCCTTCGCCCGTGAAGCAACTCGCGTTGGAGCGCGGCCTGCCGGTCATGCAGCCGCTCAACTTCAAGGAGCAGGCTGCCGTGGACGAACTGGCCGCTTTCGCGCCGGACGTCCTCCTGGTGGCCGCCTACGGGCTCATCCTGCCCCAGAATGTGCTGGACATCCCCCGCCTCGGTCCCTGGAACGTGCACGCCTCCCTGCTGCCCCGCCACCGGGGGGCCGCTCCCATCCAACGCTCCATCCTGGCGGGCGACGCCGAAACCGGCATCACCATCATGCGCATGGAGCGCGGGCTCGACACCGGCCCCATGCTCCTCAAGCGCGCCACGCCCATCACTCTTGAGGACACCGGCGGCAGCCTGCACGACCGTCTGGCCCGCATGGGCGCGGAACTCGCCGTGGAGGCCCTGAAACTGCTTGAAAACGGCCCCGTCGCGCCCGAGCCCCAGGACGACGCTTTGGCCACCCACGCCGCCAAGCTCTCCAAGGACGACACCCTCATCCGCTGGGACCGCCCGGTGCGCGAAGTGCACGACCGCATCCGTGCCATGTCCCCGAAGCCCGGGGCCTACTTCCACATCGACATTCCCGGTGAAAATCGCTGTATTCGCCTCCAGGCGCATCCTGGGGCCTTCTCGCAAGGTGACACCCAGGGAAGCCCTCCAGGACGCATCCTGGGGCTTTCAGGAGAGGGGCTTTCCATCGCTTGCTTCGATGGCGTCTATCACGTTTCTCAATTGACGCCCGCAGGGAAAAAACGCATGGACGCAGCGGCCTTTGCCTGCGGCTACCTCAACCGCATCGACCCGACGCTGCCCTTGAGCTGCCCCCCGCCCGACGACCTGCTCTCCTGA
- a CDS encoding transcription antitermination factor NusB gives MGGPRSLPPARAAALAALDDTLPLDQRAALDVQAALDRALRPLEDPRDRGLATELVYGWLRLKGRMDHLVRRQLSRPDGTPPMALRLLSLGAYELVHLDQVPPHATLSWTVDAVRARCGEGPARLANAVLRRIQALGRDASNPEFYRHGAQNRLEFLSVWHSMPAWIVKIWLDQYPDTAQHLLESQTASPLAGFRLNRARPDAQTLFNELTRSAPARAAFPWIAFEPHSVPPGLEDACRDGLASRQSFAAGDMLQRLGFERWPGPVWDACAGRGGKSLALAESGVRPLWASDVSAPRLRGHRQDAWRLGLECPALFFADATRPPLKASPAVILVDAPCTGLGVLSRRPDAKWKRTFADIGRMVALQRRIVGNAARLLKPGGLLAYITCTLTLQENEQQAAHLESLGFRRRDKSGTAFDAGLREFFWGGAWEKS, from the coding sequence ATGGGCGGTCCGCGCTCCCTGCCTCCCGCCCGCGCGGCCGCCCTGGCCGCGCTGGACGACACCCTTCCGCTGGACCAGCGCGCGGCCCTGGACGTCCAGGCGGCCCTGGACCGCGCCCTGCGCCCCCTGGAGGACCCGCGCGACCGGGGCCTGGCCACGGAGCTGGTCTACGGCTGGTTGCGCCTGAAGGGCCGCATGGACCACCTGGTGCGCCGACAGCTTTCGCGGCCCGATGGCACGCCGCCCATGGCTTTGCGCCTGCTCTCACTGGGCGCCTACGAACTGGTGCACCTGGACCAGGTGCCGCCCCACGCCACGCTCTCGTGGACGGTGGATGCCGTGCGCGCCCGCTGCGGCGAAGGCCCCGCGAGGCTGGCCAACGCCGTGCTGCGCCGCATCCAGGCCCTCGGGCGCGACGCGTCCAACCCCGAGTTCTACCGCCACGGCGCTCAGAACCGCCTTGAATTCCTGAGCGTCTGGCATTCCATGCCCGCCTGGATCGTCAAAATCTGGCTGGACCAGTACCCGGACACGGCGCAGCACCTCCTGGAGTCCCAGACGGCCTCGCCGCTGGCCGGTTTTCGGCTGAACCGGGCCCGGCCGGACGCCCAGACGCTCTTCAACGAGCTGACCCGCTCCGCCCCCGCGCGCGCGGCCTTCCCCTGGATCGCCTTCGAGCCCCACTCCGTGCCCCCCGGCCTGGAAGACGCCTGCCGCGACGGCCTGGCCTCCCGCCAGTCCTTCGCAGCCGGGGACATGCTCCAGAGACTCGGATTCGAGCGCTGGCCGGGCCCCGTCTGGGACGCCTGCGCCGGGCGCGGCGGCAAGTCCCTTGCCCTGGCGGAGAGCGGCGTGCGCCCCCTCTGGGCCTCGGACGTGAGCGCCCCGCGCCTGCGCGGCCATCGCCAGGACGCTTGGCGTCTTGGCCTGGAGTGCCCCGCCCTCTTCTTCGCCGATGCGACGCGGCCGCCCCTGAAAGCCTCGCCAGCCGTGATCCTGGTGGACGCCCCCTGCACAGGGCTGGGCGTGCTTTCGCGCAGGCCAGACGCCAAATGGAAGCGCACCTTCGCGGACATCGGCCGCATGGTCGCCCTGCAACGGCGCATCGTCGGCAACGCGGCACGGCTGCTCAAACCCGGCGGGCTCCTCGCCTACATCACCTGCACCCTGACGCTTCAGGAAAACGAACAGCAGGCCGCCCACCTGGAATCCCTGGGATTCAGGCGGCGCGACAAGTCCGGCACGGCCTTCGACGCCGGTCTGCGGGAGTTCTTCTGGGGCGGGGCGTGGGAGAAATCGTAA
- the aspS gene encoding aspartate--tRNA ligase: MDQTLLDDESPRATDPLGDWRRTHTCCQLTGADDGAEVCLMGWVQFRRDHGGLIFVDLRDRAGLTQVVFSPDHAPEAHSRAHVVRSEYVLAVRGRVRRRPEGMTNPNMVTGEIEVVVSDWKLLNTSQTPPFAIEDRVDAGEALRLKYRYLDLRRPKLAQNFILRSKAAQSVRRYLESLDFLEIETPMLTLSTPEGARDFLVPSRVNQGRFFALPQSPQLFKQLLMVAGMERYFQIVKCFRDEDLRADRQPEFTQIDIEMSFVDEAQVMDMAEGMVRTLFRECLNRELPDPFPRMPYAEAIRDYGLDKPDLRFGLKLCDVSDIVRGCELRVFAKAELVKGLRVPGGESMTRKEIDELTEFVKIYGAQGLAWIKIRENEWQSPIAKFFSEDEKNALAQRLGLEVGDIVFFQAGGADMVNTALGWLRVELGERLGLIDESVFSPLWVTDFPLLEHDPEAKRYVAKHHPFTSPQDGHLELLKTDPANALARAYDLVLNGNEIGGGSIRSHTLDRQTAMFEALGIGAEEAEEKFGFLLGALRYGAPPHGGIAFGLDRLVMLMSGAKSIRDVIAFPKTQKATCLMTEAPGVVAAKQLRELGVKLRESAKETKED; encoded by the coding sequence ATGGACCAGACACTTCTCGACGACGAATCCCCCCGCGCCACCGATCCCCTGGGAGACTGGCGGCGCACCCACACCTGCTGCCAGCTCACCGGCGCCGACGACGGCGCGGAGGTCTGCCTCATGGGCTGGGTGCAGTTCCGCCGCGACCACGGCGGCCTGATCTTCGTGGACCTGCGCGACCGCGCCGGGCTCACCCAGGTGGTCTTCAGCCCCGACCACGCCCCCGAGGCCCACTCCCGCGCCCACGTGGTGCGCTCCGAGTACGTGCTGGCCGTGCGGGGCCGCGTGCGGCGGCGTCCCGAGGGCATGACCAACCCCAACATGGTCACGGGCGAGATCGAGGTTGTGGTCTCGGACTGGAAGCTCCTGAACACCTCCCAGACCCCTCCCTTCGCCATCGAGGACCGCGTGGACGCGGGCGAGGCCCTGCGCCTGAAGTACCGCTACCTGGACCTGCGCCGCCCCAAGCTGGCCCAGAACTTCATCCTGCGCTCCAAGGCGGCCCAGAGCGTGCGCCGTTATCTCGAATCACTCGACTTCCTGGAGATCGAGACGCCCATGCTCACGCTCTCCACGCCCGAGGGCGCGCGAGACTTCCTGGTGCCCAGCCGCGTGAACCAGGGCCGCTTCTTCGCCCTGCCCCAGTCGCCGCAGCTCTTCAAGCAGCTGCTCATGGTGGCGGGCATGGAGCGCTACTTCCAGATCGTCAAATGCTTCCGCGACGAGGACCTGCGCGCCGACCGCCAGCCCGAATTCACCCAGATCGACATCGAAATGAGCTTCGTGGACGAGGCCCAGGTGATGGACATGGCCGAAGGCATGGTGCGCACCCTCTTCCGCGAGTGCCTGAACCGGGAGCTGCCCGACCCCTTCCCGCGCATGCCCTACGCCGAGGCCATCCGCGACTACGGCCTGGACAAGCCCGACCTGCGCTTCGGCCTCAAGCTGTGCGACGTGTCCGACATCGTGCGCGGCTGCGAGCTGCGCGTGTTCGCCAAGGCCGAGCTGGTCAAGGGCCTGCGCGTGCCCGGCGGCGAGTCCATGACCCGCAAGGAGATCGACGAGCTCACCGAGTTCGTGAAGATCTACGGCGCGCAAGGCCTGGCCTGGATCAAGATCCGCGAGAACGAATGGCAGTCTCCCATCGCCAAGTTCTTCTCCGAAGACGAAAAGAACGCCCTGGCCCAGCGCCTGGGCCTCGAAGTGGGCGACATCGTCTTCTTCCAGGCCGGCGGGGCCGACATGGTGAACACCGCCCTGGGCTGGCTGCGCGTAGAGCTGGGCGAGCGCCTGGGCCTCATCGACGAGAGCGTCTTCAGCCCCCTCTGGGTCACCGACTTTCCGCTCCTGGAGCACGACCCCGAGGCGAAGCGCTACGTGGCCAAACACCACCCCTTCACCTCGCCCCAGGACGGCCATCTGGAACTGCTCAAGACCGACCCGGCCAACGCCCTGGCCCGCGCCTACGACCTGGTGCTCAACGGCAACGAGATCGGCGGCGGCTCCATCCGCAGCCACACCCTCGACCGCCAGACCGCCATGTTCGAGGCCTTGGGCATCGGGGCCGAAGAGGCCGAGGAAAAGTTCGGCTTCCTGCTGGGCGCCCTGCGCTACGGCGCGCCCCCGCACGGCGGCATCGCCTTCGGCCTGGACCGCCTGGTGATGCTCATGTCCGGGGCCAAGTCCATACGCGACGTCATCGCCTTCCCCAAGACCCAGAAGGCCACCTGCCTCATGACCGAGGCCCCCGGCGTCGTGGCGGCCAAGCAACTGCGGGAACTGGGCGTGAAGCTGCGCGAGTCGGCCAAGGAAACCAAGGAAGACTAG
- a CDS encoding lysozyme inhibitor LprI family protein codes for MRAFPALLLLLALFSGPTLAQDCDKASSVPDMTECARLRLRAAERELGAVYGDLLDSEDKDLAQAVRAAQEAWMRWREAEGKLAASGVTDPGVAQLERTRQEARMTEERLMDLKALRGR; via the coding sequence TTGCGAGCCTTCCCGGCCCTGCTCCTCCTGCTGGCCCTCTTTTCCGGCCCCACGTTGGCCCAGGACTGCGACAAGGCCAGCAGCGTGCCCGACATGACCGAATGCGCCAGACTGCGCCTGAGGGCCGCCGAGCGCGAACTGGGAGCGGTGTACGGCGATCTGCTCGACAGCGAGGACAAGGATCTCGCCCAGGCCGTGCGCGCCGCCCAGGAGGCCTGGATGCGCTGGCGCGAGGCCGAGGGAAAGCTCGCGGCGTCGGGCGTGACGGACCCTGGCGTGGCCCAGCTGGAACGCACCCGTCAGGAGGCGCGCATGACCGAAGAGCGCCTCATGGACCTCAAGGCGCTGCGAGGACGATGA
- a CDS encoding DnaJ family domain-containing protein, whose translation MIGAIAAVAEERIRQAMERGEFEDLPGRGMPLDVDDAAHVPPELRMAWRLLKNGGYLEEEASRDPDRCASLDGLMGSNGAERATLRQMLKLQVVEARCRDAGRPLRLEAAEGYHGRVVERVSVRCIEEKP comes from the coding sequence ATGATCGGGGCCATCGCCGCCGTGGCCGAGGAGCGCATCCGTCAGGCCATGGAACGCGGGGAGTTCGAGGATCTCCCCGGCCGAGGCATGCCCCTCGACGTAGACGACGCGGCCCACGTGCCGCCCGAGTTGCGCATGGCCTGGAGGCTTTTGAAGAACGGCGGCTATCTGGAGGAGGAGGCGTCCCGAGACCCGGACCGCTGCGCCAGCCTGGACGGCCTGATGGGCTCAAACGGCGCGGAACGCGCCACCCTGCGACAGATGCTCAAGCTCCAGGTGGTGGAGGCTCGCTGCCGCGATGCGGGACGCCCCTTGCGCCTGGAGGCTGCCGAAGGGTACCACGGGCGCGTGGTGGAACGCGTGAGCGTGCGCTGCATAGAGGAGAAGCCATGA
- a CDS encoding glutamine--tRNA ligase/YqeY domain fusion protein has product MSDTPERHLDFIRTIVDEDLKSGKHASVATRFPPEPNGYLHIGHAKSICLNFGIAREFGGTCNLRFDDTNPSKEEQEYVDAIQADVQWLGFSWDDRLYFASDYFEKLYEFAELLIKKGLAYVDDQTAEQIRENRGTLTQPGLDSPWRDRHADENLDLFRRMRAGEFPDGSRVLRAKIDMASPNVVMRDPTLYRIRHAHHHRTGDAWCIYPMYDFTHCLSDALEHITHSICTLEFENNRELYDWVIDNLPVPSRPRQYEFARLNLAYVVVSKRRLIQLVTEGHVTGWDDPRMPTLQGLRRRGYTPEAIRLFAQRIGVARAANTVEYEMLEACLREDLNDRAPRAMAVLNPVKLVVENYPEGQEEIFTCPNHPEKTELGERAVPFCRELYIDRDDFRQEPPKGYHRLSPGKEVRLRHAYYVTCTSVETDPATGEVTEIRCAYDPATKGGWSQDGRKVKGTIHWVSARHAAWAEVRLYDRLFTKADPMDVEEGKDFLDNVNRDSLQVLRNVPVEPALTGMKPEQFVQFERVGYFVADRREHGPDRLVFNRSVGLRDSWAKQEKKAG; this is encoded by the coding sequence ATGAGCGACACTCCGGAACGGCATCTCGATTTCATCCGCACCATCGTCGACGAGGACCTCAAGAGCGGCAAACACGCCTCCGTGGCCACCCGCTTCCCCCCCGAGCCCAACGGGTATCTGCACATCGGCCACGCCAAGTCCATCTGCCTGAACTTCGGCATCGCCCGGGAGTTCGGCGGCACGTGCAACCTGCGCTTCGACGACACCAACCCCTCCAAGGAGGAGCAGGAATACGTCGACGCCATCCAGGCCGACGTGCAGTGGCTGGGCTTCTCCTGGGACGACAGGCTCTACTTCGCCTCCGACTACTTCGAGAAGCTCTACGAATTCGCGGAACTGCTCATCAAGAAAGGCCTGGCCTACGTAGACGACCAGACCGCCGAGCAGATCCGCGAGAACCGGGGAACCCTCACCCAGCCCGGCCTGGACAGCCCCTGGCGCGACCGCCACGCGGACGAAAACCTCGACCTCTTCCGGCGCATGCGCGCGGGCGAGTTCCCCGACGGCTCCCGGGTGCTGCGCGCCAAGATCGACATGGCCTCGCCCAACGTGGTCATGCGCGACCCCACGCTCTACCGCATCCGCCACGCCCACCATCACCGTACGGGGGACGCCTGGTGCATCTACCCCATGTACGACTTCACCCACTGCCTATCCGACGCCCTGGAGCACATCACCCACTCCATCTGCACCCTGGAGTTCGAGAACAACAGGGAGCTTTACGACTGGGTGATCGACAACCTCCCCGTGCCCTCGCGCCCCCGGCAGTACGAGTTCGCCCGGCTCAACCTGGCCTACGTGGTGGTGAGCAAGCGACGCCTCATCCAGCTGGTCACGGAGGGCCATGTAACGGGCTGGGACGACCCGCGCATGCCCACCCTGCAGGGCCTGCGCCGCCGGGGCTACACGCCCGAGGCCATCCGGCTCTTCGCCCAGCGCATCGGCGTGGCCCGCGCGGCCAACACCGTGGAATACGAAATGCTCGAGGCCTGCCTGCGCGAGGACCTGAACGACCGCGCCCCCCGCGCCATGGCCGTGCTCAACCCCGTGAAGCTCGTGGTGGAGAACTACCCCGAGGGCCAGGAGGAAATCTTCACCTGCCCCAACCACCCCGAGAAGACGGAGCTGGGCGAGCGCGCCGTGCCCTTCTGCCGCGAGCTCTACATCGACCGCGACGACTTCCGCCAGGAGCCCCCCAAGGGCTACCACCGCCTCTCGCCGGGCAAGGAAGTGCGCCTGCGCCACGCCTACTACGTCACCTGCACCTCGGTGGAGACCGACCCTGCCACGGGCGAGGTCACGGAAATCCGCTGCGCGTACGATCCCGCCACCAAGGGCGGCTGGTCCCAGGACGGGCGCAAGGTGAAGGGCACCATCCACTGGGTGAGCGCGCGCCACGCCGCCTGGGCCGAAGTGCGCCTCTACGACCGCCTCTTCACCAAGGCCGACCCCATGGACGTGGAGGAAGGCAAGGACTTCCTGGACAACGTGAACCGCGATTCGCTCCAGGTGCTGCGGAACGTGCCCGTGGAGCCCGCCCTGACCGGGATGAAGCCCGAGCAGTTCGTGCAGTTCGAGCGCGTGGGCTACTTCGTGGCCGACAGAAGGGAACACGGACCGGACAGGCTGGTGTTCAACCGCAGCGTGGGGCTGCGCGATTCCTGGGCCAAGCAGGAGAAGAAGGCCGGGTAG
- a CDS encoding ABC-type transport auxiliary lipoprotein family protein, translating to MLCLLLLSGCLGKPGPSEEYLRLGQAGPCQDAQPGERHGVALRKLRVVEALDRQSVQLSEGRILLPSQRYYWESAPGRMAESAVAAALECSKSLTPVWPVRYDSAYAMGVTGVVERFEVQTREMAFVAQAVFQAWDASGGRLLGSRSVFVSVPLGSLDAQAIATAGAQGLERLGAEVRAWLEGLPPQGKGK from the coding sequence ATGCTTTGCCTCCTCCTGCTGTCCGGCTGTCTGGGCAAGCCGGGGCCATCGGAGGAATACCTGCGCCTGGGCCAGGCCGGACCTTGCCAGGACGCCCAGCCCGGCGAACGCCACGGCGTCGCCCTGCGCAAGCTGCGCGTGGTGGAGGCTCTGGACCGCCAGTCCGTGCAGCTGTCCGAGGGGCGCATCCTGCTCCCCAGTCAGCGCTATTACTGGGAGTCCGCGCCCGGGCGTATGGCCGAATCCGCCGTGGCCGCGGCGCTCGAATGCTCAAAGAGCCTGACCCCCGTGTGGCCCGTGCGCTACGACAGCGCCTACGCCATGGGTGTCACGGGCGTGGTGGAGCGCTTCGAGGTGCAAACCCGCGAGATGGCCTTCGTGGCGCAGGCGGTCTTCCAGGCCTGGGATGCATCGGGCGGGCGGCTGCTGGGCTCACGCTCGGTATTCGTCTCGGTGCCACTGGGCTCGCTGGACGCCCAGGCCATAGCCACGGCTGGAGCGCAGGGCCTGGAACGCCTCGGCGCTGAAGTGCGCGCCTGGCTGGAAGGGCTTCCTCCCCAAGGCAAGGGCAAATGA
- the hisS gene encoding histidine--tRNA ligase → MDKIQKIKGFADLLPADAQVFDRLEDAARRVFGSYGYRQSRLPILERTELFSRSIGEETDVVQKEMYTFQDRKGRSLTMRPEATAGMVRAYLENGLHAQEELTKLYTYGPMFRYERPQKGRMRQFHQLDVEAFGSPSPLLDAEMLFMLADFLGEIGITGLSFELNSLGCPDCRPGYNEALNEYFRGFDAGQLCEDCMRRKLTNPLRVLDCKVPGCKELTRTAPSIADHQCPACKAHFDAVLEVVDAGGLPYTLNPRLVRGLDYYVRTTFEVTSDMIGAQSAVAGGGRYDGLVRNLGGPDLPGVGFACGMERLALLMGAQDAPAPDFHLVAMGAAAVAQGVLLARELRGAGLSGESALAERSMKSQMRQAAKSRARFCLILGEAEAASGQVQVKDMQTGEQRTLARNDVAQALRP, encoded by the coding sequence ATGGACAAAATTCAGAAAATCAAAGGCTTCGCGGACCTGCTTCCCGCCGACGCCCAGGTGTTCGACCGCCTGGAGGACGCCGCGCGCCGCGTGTTCGGCAGTTACGGCTACCGCCAGTCCCGTCTGCCCATCCTGGAGCGCACCGAGCTCTTCTCGCGCTCCATTGGCGAGGAGACGGACGTGGTCCAGAAGGAAATGTACACCTTCCAGGACCGCAAGGGCCGCTCCCTGACCATGCGCCCCGAGGCCACGGCGGGCATGGTGCGCGCCTACCTGGAGAACGGCCTGCACGCCCAGGAGGAGCTCACCAAGCTCTACACCTACGGCCCCATGTTCCGCTACGAACGCCCCCAGAAGGGCCGCATGCGCCAGTTCCACCAGCTGGACGTGGAGGCCTTCGGATCGCCCTCGCCCCTGCTCGACGCCGAAATGCTCTTCATGCTGGCGGACTTCCTGGGCGAGATCGGCATCACGGGCCTCTCCTTCGAGCTGAATTCCCTGGGCTGCCCGGATTGCCGCCCTGGCTACAACGAGGCCCTCAACGAGTATTTCCGCGGCTTCGACGCGGGCCAGCTCTGCGAAGACTGCATGCGCCGCAAGCTCACCAACCCCTTGCGCGTCCTGGATTGCAAGGTCCCGGGCTGCAAGGAGCTCACGCGCACCGCCCCCTCCATCGCGGACCACCAGTGCCCGGCCTGCAAGGCCCACTTCGACGCCGTGCTCGAAGTGGTGGACGCCGGGGGGCTGCCCTACACGCTCAATCCCCGCCTCGTGCGCGGGCTCGACTACTACGTGCGCACCACCTTCGAGGTCACCTCGGACATGATCGGCGCGCAGTCCGCCGTGGCAGGCGGCGGCCGCTACGACGGCCTTGTGCGCAACCTTGGCGGGCCGGACCTCCCCGGCGTGGGCTTCGCCTGCGGCATGGAGCGTCTGGCGCTGCTCATGGGCGCGCAGGATGCCCCTGCGCCGGACTTCCACCTGGTGGCCATGGGCGCCGCCGCCGTGGCCCAGGGCGTGCTCCTGGCCAGGGAGCTGCGCGGCGCCGGCCTTTCGGGCGAATCCGCCCTGGCCGAGCGCTCCATGAAGTCCCAGATGCGCCAGGCGGCCAAAAGCCGCGCCCGTTTCTGCCTGATCCTGGGCGAGGCCGAGGCGGCCTCCGGCCAGGTGCAGGTGAAGGACATGCAGACAGGCGAACAACGCACCCTGGCCCGCAACGACGTCGCCCAGGCGCTTCGCCCCTAA
- a CDS encoding class I SAM-dependent methyltransferase, protein MPWDLDDLARYERWLASRRGAYALAQEFRLLESLISAWPRRGRTLLEIGCGPGVFLEFFHHAGYDVTGLDKSPVMAHAARKRLGHRAEVNLGDCEALPYEDNQFDVAALLTVLEFVPDPEAALREAVRVARSAVIVGYLNRWSFYRLCAGKGSIVRRGEWFTPLGMHALARKVTGHAPAAHASVLPGPPWTWRPGFPLWGLGRMALPLPVGAYCGAVLDLTLDAPLTGLPARAFAQPS, encoded by the coding sequence ATGCCCTGGGACCTGGACGACCTCGCCCGCTACGAACGCTGGCTCGCTTCGCGCAGGGGGGCTTACGCCCTGGCCCAGGAGTTCCGTCTTCTGGAGAGCCTGATCTCCGCGTGGCCGCGCAGGGGGCGCACGCTTCTGGAGATCGGCTGCGGGCCGGGCGTGTTCCTGGAGTTCTTCCACCACGCGGGCTACGACGTGACGGGCCTGGACAAGTCCCCGGTGATGGCCCACGCCGCGCGCAAGCGCCTGGGCCACCGCGCCGAGGTGAACCTGGGCGACTGCGAGGCCCTGCCCTACGAGGACAACCAGTTCGACGTGGCGGCCCTGCTCACCGTGCTGGAGTTCGTGCCAGACCCCGAGGCCGCCCTGCGCGAGGCCGTGCGCGTGGCCCGCTCGGCCGTGATCGTGGGCTATCTGAACCGCTGGAGCTTCTACCGACTCTGCGCGGGCAAGGGATCCATCGTGCGCCGGGGCGAGTGGTTCACCCCCCTGGGCATGCACGCCCTGGCCCGCAAGGTGACGGGGCACGCGCCTGCGGCCCACGCCTCGGTGCTCCCCGGCCCTCCGTGGACCTGGCGGCCAGGCTTCCCCCTCTGGGGCCTGGGCCGCATGGCCCTGCCCCTGCCCGTGGGGGCCTACTGCGGCGCGGTGCTGGACCTCACCCTCGACGCGCCCCTCACGGGCCTGCCCGCCCGGGCCTTCGCCCAGCCCTCCTGA
- a CDS encoding DUF116 domain-containing protein — protein MEIVESSRKRLFIGLIAATSLAVTTVLALLWIVPTIGLDTIHPWASAVWGGVVALAIVLVGWASLGLALSVAAGRTLPLTKRLRGVTIKLFLPLMIILARLFGISKERVRNSFIKVNNELVLGEGKHYKPHEILLLLPHCLQSSTCGVRLTYDIFNCKRCGLCPVAGLLALTEAYGVHMAIATGGTIARRIVVQKRPRLILAVACERDLASGIQDTYPLPVFGVLNERPKGPCLDTVVPLERLEQALRHFLQAERKPVVILPRLTPTMDLPE, from the coding sequence ATGGAAATCGTCGAATCGTCCCGCAAGCGCCTGTTCATCGGGCTCATCGCCGCCACGTCCCTGGCCGTCACCACGGTGCTGGCCCTTTTGTGGATCGTGCCCACCATCGGGTTGGACACCATCCACCCCTGGGCCAGCGCGGTCTGGGGAGGCGTGGTTGCCCTGGCCATCGTTCTGGTGGGCTGGGCGAGCCTGGGCCTGGCCCTCTCCGTGGCGGCCGGGCGCACGCTGCCCCTTACCAAGCGCCTGCGCGGCGTGACCATCAAGCTCTTCCTGCCTCTGATGATCATCCTGGCGCGGCTCTTCGGCATCTCCAAGGAACGCGTGCGGAACTCCTTCATCAAGGTGAACAACGAGCTGGTTTTGGGCGAAGGCAAACACTACAAGCCCCACGAGATCCTTCTGCTTCTGCCGCACTGCCTGCAATCGAGCACCTGCGGCGTGCGCCTCACCTACGACATCTTCAACTGCAAACGCTGCGGACTCTGCCCCGTGGCCGGGCTCCTGGCCCTCACGGAGGCCTACGGCGTGCACATGGCCATCGCAACGGGGGGCACCATCGCCCGGCGCATCGTGGTGCAGAAGCGCCCACGGCTCATCCTGGCCGTGGCCTGCGAGCGCGACCTCGCCAGCGGCATCCAGGACACCTACCCCCTGCCCGTCTTCGGCGTGCTCAACGAGCGCCCCAAAGGCCCCTGCCTGGACACGGTGGTGCCCCTGGAGCGCCTGGAACAGGCCCTGCGCCACTTCCTCCAGGCGGAGCGCAAGCCTGTGGTGATCCTGCCCCGCCTTACGCCCACCATGGACCTGCCCGAATGA
- the def gene encoding peptide deformylase — MPREILKYPHPVLAQRAKEITEITPELRKLAEEMAEAMYAKRGIGLAAPQVGECCRLIAVDVSGPDERTDLKFFVNPVIVSKEGQVTDEEGCLSVVNFRAKVTRAEKVKVKAKDLDGNEVEVDADGILAVCLQHEIDHLDGVLFIDHISRLKRALYDGKIKKWQKSGKQA; from the coding sequence ATGCCGCGCGAAATCCTCAAATACCCCCACCCCGTCCTCGCCCAGCGCGCGAAGGAGATCACAGAGATCACCCCCGAGCTGCGCAAACTGGCCGAGGAGATGGCCGAGGCCATGTACGCCAAGCGCGGCATAGGCCTGGCCGCGCCCCAGGTGGGCGAGTGCTGCCGCCTCATCGCCGTGGATGTTTCCGGCCCGGACGAACGCACCGACTTGAAATTCTTCGTGAACCCCGTGATCGTCTCCAAGGAAGGCCAGGTCACCGACGAGGAGGGCTGCCTCTCCGTGGTGAACTTCCGGGCCAAGGTCACCCGCGCCGAGAAGGTGAAGGTCAAAGCCAAGGACCTGGACGGCAACGAAGTGGAGGTCGACGCCGACGGCATCCTGGCCGTCTGCCTGCAGCACGAAATCGACCACCTGGACGGCGTGCTCTTCATCGACCACATCAGCCGCCTGAAGCGCGCGCTCTACGACGGGAAGATCAAGAAGTGGCAGAAGAGCGGCAAACAGGCCTGA